Proteins encoded together in one Gaiella occulta window:
- a CDS encoding acetyl-CoA carboxylase carboxyltransferase subunit alpha — translation MANEAELGLRDRIAKLSGVKLLRGTKLSAELERLQRQLERLRDDTSDEEIWKRVELARHQDRPYTLDYVARMLDDFFEMRGDRHRMDDHAIVAGLGKLDGRTIALLGHQKGRDIKERSARNFGMAYPEGYRKAMRVMELAERHGFPLVTLVDTPGAYPGVAAEQHGQGGAIAKSQATMLRLGVPTVSVVIGEGGSGGAVAIAVADRVLMQENAIYSVISPEGCAAILWRDASQAKKAASAFKLDAAHCLELGAIDGIVPEPEGGAHVDHDGAAALLREAVLSHLEELEGIPADDLRRARRAKFRSLGVLA, via the coding sequence ATGGCGAACGAGGCCGAGCTCGGGCTGCGCGACCGCATCGCCAAGTTGAGCGGCGTCAAGCTGCTGCGCGGCACGAAGCTCTCCGCCGAGCTCGAGCGCCTGCAGCGTCAGCTCGAGCGTCTCAGGGACGACACCTCGGACGAGGAGATCTGGAAGCGCGTCGAGCTCGCCCGCCATCAGGATCGGCCGTACACGCTCGACTACGTCGCACGGATGCTCGACGACTTCTTCGAGATGCGCGGCGACCGGCATCGAATGGACGATCACGCCATCGTCGCCGGGCTCGGCAAGCTCGACGGTCGCACGATCGCGCTGCTCGGCCACCAGAAGGGGCGCGACATCAAGGAGCGCAGCGCCCGTAACTTCGGCATGGCCTATCCGGAGGGGTACCGCAAGGCCATGCGCGTGATGGAGCTCGCCGAGCGCCACGGCTTCCCGCTCGTCACGCTCGTCGACACGCCCGGCGCCTATCCGGGCGTCGCCGCCGAGCAGCACGGCCAGGGTGGCGCGATCGCGAAGTCTCAGGCGACGATGCTGCGCCTCGGCGTGCCGACCGTCTCGGTCGTGATCGGCGAGGGTGGCTCGGGCGGCGCCGTCGCGATCGCGGTCGCCGACCGGGTGCTGATGCAGGAGAACGCGATCTACTCGGTGATCTCGCCCGAAGGATGCGCCGCGATCCTGTGGCGCGACGCATCACAGGCGAAGAAGGCTGCGTCTGCGTTCAAGCTCGACGCCGCCCACTGCCTCGAGCTCGGTGCGATCGACGGGATCGTGCCGGAGCCCGAGGGCGGCGCCCACGTCGACCACGACGGCGCCGCCGCCCTCCTGCGGGAGGCTGTCCTCTCGCACCTGGAGGAGCTCGAGGGCATCCCGGCCGACGATCTGCGCCGCGCCCGGCGCGCCAAGTTCCGCTCGCTCGGCGTGCTCGCCTGA
- the accD gene encoding acetyl-CoA carboxylase, carboxyltransferase subunit beta, whose translation MSATDRIDVSIEHKRAAPDDQGAGAHPNTCPACGSHYRDEELSRHLRVCPQCGHHFPVRGPERIAQLADEGSFEEDETHLRSSDPLAFFDLKPYSERLAEAEISTGLGDAMITGAAAIEGLPCRLAVMDFSFMGGSMGSVVGEKFARACEHAAEDGLPLVSVSASGGARMQEGILALMQLPKTVCAVEELHDAGGVLISVLAHPTTGGLLASFASLGDVLLAEPGALMSFAGPRVVAQTTREKLPDDFGLAESNLRFGHIDQIVPRAELRPTVARLLRLFGGA comes from the coding sequence ATGTCCGCCACGGATCGCATCGACGTCTCGATCGAGCACAAGCGGGCCGCCCCGGACGATCAGGGCGCCGGGGCGCATCCGAACACCTGCCCGGCCTGCGGCTCGCACTACCGCGACGAGGAGCTCTCGCGCCACCTGCGCGTGTGCCCGCAGTGCGGTCACCACTTTCCGGTGCGCGGGCCGGAGCGGATCGCCCAGCTCGCCGACGAGGGCAGCTTCGAGGAGGACGAGACGCACCTGCGCTCGAGCGACCCGCTGGCCTTCTTCGACCTGAAGCCGTACAGCGAGCGTCTTGCGGAGGCGGAGATCTCGACCGGGCTCGGTGACGCGATGATCACCGGCGCTGCGGCGATCGAGGGTCTGCCCTGCCGCCTGGCGGTGATGGACTTCTCGTTCATGGGCGGCTCGATGGGGAGCGTCGTCGGCGAGAAGTTCGCGCGCGCGTGCGAGCACGCCGCCGAGGACGGGCTCCCGCTCGTCTCGGTCTCGGCCTCGGGCGGCGCCCGTATGCAGGAGGGGATCCTCGCGCTCATGCAGCTGCCGAAGACGGTGTGCGCCGTCGAGGAGCTCCACGACGCCGGCGGCGTGCTGATCTCGGTGCTGGCGCATCCGACGACCGGCGGCCTCCTCGCGAGCTTCGCGTCTCTCGGCGATGTGCTGCTGGCGGAGCCGGGGGCGTTGATGTCGTTCGCGGGCCCGCGTGTCGTCGCGCAGACGACGCGCGAGAAGCTGCCGGACGACTTCGGTCTCGCCGAGTCGAACCTTCGCTTCGGCCACATCGACCAGATCGTTCCGCGAGCCGAGCTGCGCCCCACCGTGGCGCGGCTGCTGCGGCTGTTCGGGGGCGCGTGA
- a CDS encoding arginase family protein → MSWLRARCPDCRTLTAVAVGDEYQCHSCGREFAAGLVRVPRAWGRGGEAMAEAASLPLPYPEAAVIAHDTLEEQTAALAAGLPPRPLVLGGCCCAHMGAIRGLSRRPGRLAVVWLDSHGDLNTPESSPSGNPWGMPLRAAIDEGAVRCEDVALVGSRSLDPPEVAFMAQAGIDEDVDRALAGCDRVYVALDCDVLRPDQLACFMPEPGGPTVDALVEVLGGIARTLPVAGLGLTGLRPQADPAVLARLAAALAL, encoded by the coding sequence GTGAGCTGGCTGCGCGCACGCTGCCCGGATTGCCGCACGCTCACCGCTGTCGCGGTCGGCGACGAGTACCAGTGCCACAGCTGCGGGCGGGAGTTCGCCGCCGGGCTCGTGCGCGTGCCGCGCGCATGGGGACGCGGCGGCGAGGCGATGGCCGAGGCGGCGTCGCTGCCGCTGCCGTACCCGGAGGCGGCCGTGATCGCGCACGACACGCTGGAGGAGCAGACCGCCGCGCTCGCCGCCGGGCTGCCGCCCCGTCCGCTCGTCCTCGGCGGCTGCTGCTGCGCCCACATGGGGGCGATCCGTGGGCTCTCGCGCCGGCCCGGCAGGCTCGCCGTCGTCTGGCTCGACAGCCACGGCGATCTCAACACGCCCGAGAGCTCGCCCTCCGGCAACCCGTGGGGGATGCCGTTGCGCGCGGCGATCGACGAGGGGGCCGTGCGCTGCGAGGACGTCGCGCTCGTCGGTTCCCGCAGCCTCGACCCGCCCGAGGTCGCCTTCATGGCGCAGGCCGGCATCGACGAGGACGTCGATCGTGCGCTCGCCGGCTGCGACCGCGTCTACGTCGCGCTCGACTGCGACGTGCTGCGGCCCGATCAGCTTGCATGCTTCATGCCGGAGCCGGGCGGCCCGACGGTCGACGCCCTCGTCGAGGTGCTCGGCGGCATCGCGCGGACGCTTCCCGTGGCAGGGCTGGGACTGACGGGGCTGCGGCCGCAGGCCGACCCTGCCGTGCTCGCCCGTCTGGCCGCCGCGCTCGCGCTGTAA
- the fabG gene encoding 3-oxoacyl-[acyl-carrier-protein] reductase encodes MSAAGFCSLEGKRALVTGGSRGIGRAIALELGRAGASVVVGYRGGEAEAEEVAAAIGGRAVRADVSDPASAASLVEAAGDVDILVNNAGLTRDGLLARMPDDDWRTVIETNLSSVFYTCRAVTRPMMKKRAGAIVNVSSIVGVHGNWGQTNYAASKAGIIGFTKSLARELGSRNVRANVVAPGYVQTQLTEVLPEAATQAMLQQTPLGRLGDPGDVAGAVRFLCSDEASFITGEVLLVDGGLGM; translated from the coding sequence GTGAGCGCGGCAGGCTTCTGCTCGCTCGAAGGGAAGCGCGCCCTCGTCACGGGCGGCTCGCGCGGCATCGGTCGCGCTATCGCGCTCGAGCTCGGCCGCGCCGGCGCCTCGGTCGTCGTCGGCTACCGTGGCGGCGAGGCCGAGGCCGAGGAGGTCGCGGCGGCGATCGGCGGCCGCGCGGTGCGGGCCGACGTCTCCGACCCGGCCTCTGCCGCGTCGCTCGTCGAGGCTGCCGGCGACGTCGACATCCTCGTCAACAACGCGGGGCTGACACGGGACGGCCTGCTTGCCCGCATGCCCGACGACGACTGGCGCACCGTGATCGAGACGAACCTCTCTTCCGTCTTCTACACGTGTCGTGCGGTCACGCGGCCGATGATGAAGAAGCGCGCGGGGGCGATCGTGAACGTATCGTCGATCGTCGGGGTGCACGGGAACTGGGGCCAGACGAACTACGCGGCCTCGAAGGCCGGCATCATCGGTTTCACGAAGTCGCTCGCGCGTGAGCTCGGCAGTCGCAACGTGCGTGCCAACGTCGTCGCTCCCGGCTACGTCCAGACGCAGCTGACCGAGGTGCTTCCCGAAGCTGCGACCCAGGCGATGCTGCAACAGACGCCCCTCGGCCGGCTCGGCGACCCCGGCGACGTCGCCGGCGCCGTCCGCTTCCTCTGCTCCGACGAGGCCTCCTTCATCACGGGCGAGGTGCTGCTCGTGGACGGCGGCCTCGGCATGTAG
- a CDS encoding RNA polymerase sigma factor codes for MQPSLRPRRRIGAAPRHEPHLHYDKLSDPILVRRAKDGDERALQALCERHAPRVERLAKRLLDDPEDARDAAQDALAKLCVKLGQFRGEAAFSTWLHRLTVNACRDVVDRRGACRLVPLEYDARVAPEPSPAREAELAELRAGLRAGLAELPADQARVLVLKDVLGYSFRQISDASGMPVGTAKCYAHRARAGMRELLEEGAVA; via the coding sequence GTGCAACCCTCGCTCCGACCGCGCCGTCGAATCGGCGCCGCACCGCGGCACGAGCCGCATCTTCACTACGACAAGCTGAGCGACCCGATTCTCGTGCGCCGCGCCAAGGACGGAGACGAGCGTGCCCTGCAGGCCCTTTGCGAGCGTCACGCGCCGCGCGTGGAGCGCCTTGCGAAGCGGCTGCTCGACGATCCCGAGGACGCACGGGATGCCGCGCAGGACGCACTCGCGAAGCTCTGCGTCAAGCTCGGACAGTTCCGCGGCGAGGCGGCCTTCTCGACCTGGCTGCACCGGCTCACGGTGAACGCGTGCCGCGACGTCGTCGACCGGCGCGGCGCGTGCCGTCTCGTGCCGCTGGAGTACGATGCCCGCGTCGCGCCGGAGCCGTCGCCCGCGCGGGAGGCGGAGCTGGCCGAGCTCCGCGCCGGGCTGCGCGCCGGCCTCGCCGAGCTTCCCGCCGACCAGGCCCGGGTGCTCGTGCTCAAGGACGTGCTCGGCTACTCGTTCCGGCAGATCTCCGACGCCTCCGGCATGCCCGTCGGAACGGCCAAGTGCTATGCCCACCGCGCCAGGGCCGGCATGCGGGAGCTGCTCGAGGAAGGAGCCGTCGCATGA
- a CDS encoding beta-ketoacyl-ACP synthase III — translation MIGSAKGSRIGITGLGTHVPERVMSNDDLTAFVDTSDEWIRERTGIRERRIAAPEEALTDIALPAARAALADAGVDARDIDLLICATVTPDMMFPTSSALMAHALGMPNAAAYDLLAGCTGFMYAVAQAYAMLASGLSRRALVVGGDVLSKILDWGDRSTLVLFGDGAGAVVMEPVERGGFLGFELGADGGGGVHLSYPGSGSRAFENPQSILKMNGREVFRFATRVMVSSAQAVLAQCDRTIADVDVYVPHQANKRIIDHAAGKLGVPTEKTVVNVDRYGNTSSGSIPLALADARADGRLRDGALVLMTGMGAGLTWGSALIEWTDASASGRSA, via the coding sequence ATGATCGGCAGCGCGAAGGGCTCCCGCATCGGCATCACCGGCCTCGGCACCCACGTGCCGGAGCGCGTGATGAGCAACGACGACCTGACCGCGTTCGTCGACACCTCCGACGAGTGGATCCGCGAGCGCACCGGCATCCGCGAGCGCCGCATCGCCGCCCCCGAGGAGGCGCTCACCGACATCGCGCTCCCCGCCGCCCGCGCCGCTCTCGCCGACGCAGGGGTCGACGCCCGCGACATCGACTTGCTGATCTGCGCCACGGTGACCCCCGACATGATGTTCCCGACCTCGTCGGCGCTGATGGCGCACGCGCTCGGGATGCCGAACGCGGCCGCGTACGACCTGCTCGCCGGCTGCACCGGCTTCATGTACGCCGTGGCGCAGGCGTACGCGATGCTGGCCTCGGGCCTGTCCAGGCGCGCGCTCGTCGTCGGCGGCGACGTCCTGTCGAAGATCCTCGACTGGGGCGACCGCTCGACGCTCGTGCTGTTCGGCGACGGCGCGGGCGCGGTGGTGATGGAACCCGTCGAACGCGGCGGCTTCCTCGGCTTCGAGCTCGGAGCCGACGGCGGCGGCGGCGTCCACCTCAGCTACCCCGGCAGCGGCTCGAGAGCGTTCGAGAACCCGCAGTCGATCCTGAAGATGAACGGTCGCGAGGTGTTCAGGTTCGCGACCCGCGTGATGGTCTCGTCGGCCCAGGCGGTGCTGGCGCAGTGCGACCGCACGATCGCCGACGTCGACGTGTACGTGCCGCACCAGGCGAACAAGCGGATCATCGACCATGCTGCCGGTAAGCTCGGTGTCCCAACCGAGAAAACGGTCGTGAACGTGGACAGATACGGCAACACCTCATCCGGATCGATCCCGCTTGCACTCGCGGACGCACGGGCGGACGGGAGGCTGCGCGACGGCGCGCTCGTGCTGATGACGGGGATGGGTGCGGGCCTCACGTGGGGATCTGCGTTGATCGAATGGACAGACGCTTCCGCCTCTGGCAGAAGTGCCTAG
- the fabF gene encoding beta-ketoacyl-ACP synthase II — MSTSPDRRRIVVTGLGMVSPLGNTVEDTWAALVAGESGAGPITQFDSTDYPVHFACEVKGLEVTDYVDYKASRRMDRVTHLALAAARQAQADSGLDVRPIAERVGAAVATGIGGLKSFEACVDQLKARGPDRVNPFSIVQIIPNLAAGWVSIELGTRGPLLSQCTACAASNMAIGDGMDAIRLGRADVMFCGGTEAPVTQVGIAGFGAMRAISRRNDDPERASRPFDGERDGFVMGEASAMVVIEELEHARARGAKIYAELLGYGVSSDANHVSDPDPTGENPARALRMAFADAGIEAEDVGYVNAHGTSTPAGDAGETRVLKVALGEDKAYRTPISSTKGATGHCLGAAGAVEAIFTILALERGILPPTINQTTPDPECDLDYIPNEARHEQVEIGVSNSFGFGGHNACLVFRRWRGD; from the coding sequence GTGAGCACGAGCCCCGACAGGCGCAGGATCGTCGTCACCGGCCTCGGCATGGTGAGCCCTCTCGGCAACACCGTCGAGGACACGTGGGCTGCTCTCGTCGCCGGCGAGTCGGGCGCCGGGCCGATCACCCAGTTCGACTCGACCGACTACCCGGTGCACTTCGCGTGTGAGGTGAAGGGGCTCGAGGTGACCGACTACGTCGACTACAAGGCCTCGCGACGGATGGACCGTGTCACGCATCTGGCGCTCGCCGCGGCGCGCCAGGCGCAGGCCGACTCCGGGCTCGACGTGAGGCCGATCGCCGAGCGCGTCGGCGCCGCGGTCGCGACGGGCATCGGCGGACTGAAGTCGTTCGAGGCGTGTGTCGATCAGCTCAAGGCTCGTGGCCCCGACCGCGTCAACCCGTTCTCGATCGTCCAGATCATCCCGAACCTGGCCGCCGGCTGGGTCTCGATCGAGCTCGGCACGCGGGGCCCGCTGCTGTCCCAGTGCACCGCCTGCGCCGCCTCGAACATGGCGATCGGGGACGGCATGGACGCGATCCGGCTCGGCCGCGCGGACGTGATGTTCTGCGGCGGCACCGAGGCGCCGGTGACGCAGGTCGGCATCGCCGGCTTCGGTGCGATGCGGGCGATCTCGCGGCGCAACGACGACCCCGAGCGCGCCTCGCGGCCGTTCGACGGCGAGCGCGACGGCTTCGTCATGGGCGAGGCATCGGCCATGGTCGTGATCGAGGAGCTCGAGCACGCTCGCGCCCGCGGCGCCAAGATCTACGCCGAGCTGCTCGGCTACGGCGTCTCGTCGGACGCGAACCACGTCTCCGACCCCGACCCGACCGGCGAGAACCCGGCCCGCGCGCTGCGGATGGCATTCGCGGACGCCGGCATCGAGGCCGAGGACGTCGGGTACGTCAACGCGCACGGCACCTCGACGCCCGCGGGCGACGCAGGCGAGACGCGCGTGCTCAAGGTCGCCCTCGGCGAGGACAAGGCCTACCGCACGCCGATCTCGTCGACGAAGGGCGCGACGGGACACTGCCTGGGTGCGGCCGGCGCGGTGGAGGCGATCTTCACGATCCTCGCGCTGGAGCGCGGCATCCTGCCGCCCACGATCAACCAGACGACGCCCGACCCCGAGTGCGACCTCGACTACATCCCGAACGAGGCGCGCCACGAGCAGGTCGAGATCGGCGTGTCGAACTCGTTCGGCTTCGGCGGGCACAACGCCTGCCTCGTGTTCCGCCGCTGGCGCGGCGACTGA
- a CDS encoding GNAT family N-acetyltransferase translates to MPVIDLAALFALELRTPRLLLRLGDEDEVRALARLAQRGIHPPEEMPFSVAWSDGIGSPSFLDEFVAFHREQLGAWRPHDWSLNLLVWHGDELVGSQSLRAELFAEEREVATGSWLGRAFQRRGLGTEMRAAVLELAFRDLGAQAATSAWLEGNEASRRVSARLGYSETHTTVSSPRGVPVVAHTVRLERSSWRCPVPVRSEGLPACLPLFGLPAAG, encoded by the coding sequence GTGCCGGTGATCGACCTCGCGGCGCTCTTCGCCCTCGAGCTGCGCACGCCGCGGCTTCTCCTGCGGCTCGGAGACGAGGACGAGGTGCGGGCGCTCGCCCGCCTCGCGCAGCGAGGCATCCACCCGCCCGAGGAGATGCCGTTCTCCGTCGCCTGGAGCGACGGGATCGGGTCGCCGTCCTTCCTCGACGAGTTCGTCGCGTTCCACCGCGAGCAGCTCGGCGCCTGGCGGCCGCACGACTGGAGCCTCAACCTCCTCGTCTGGCACGGGGACGAGCTCGTCGGGTCGCAGTCGCTTCGCGCCGAGCTCTTCGCCGAGGAGCGCGAGGTGGCGACCGGCTCCTGGCTCGGGCGTGCGTTCCAGCGCCGCGGCCTCGGCACGGAGATGCGGGCCGCCGTGCTCGAGCTGGCCTTCCGCGACCTGGGCGCGCAGGCGGCCACCTCGGCGTGGCTCGAAGGCAACGAGGCATCGCGGCGGGTCTCCGCGAGACTCGGCTACAGCGAGACGCACACGACCGTGAGCAGCCCGCGCGGCGTACCGGTCGTCGCGCACACCGTACGGCTGGAGCGCAGCAGCTGGCGCTGTCCGGTTCCCGTCCGCAGCGAAGGCCTGCCCGCCTGTCTGCCCCTGTTCGGGCTGCCCGCCGCCGGGTGA
- the fabZ gene encoding 3-hydroxyacyl-ACP dehydratase FabZ, producing the protein MIPAAPFGRDEIERILPHRDPFLLLDEVIVLEPGRKVVATRVVRADDWWFPGHFPGRPVMPGVLVVEAMAQAGAVAVLVEESNRGKIAFFAGIDDCRFKRVVEPGDTLTLTCEIDAVRGPIGRGKATAHVGEQLAARGTLTFAVER; encoded by the coding sequence ATGATTCCCGCCGCGCCCTTCGGAAGGGACGAGATCGAGCGCATCCTCCCTCACCGCGATCCCTTCCTGCTGCTCGACGAGGTGATCGTCCTCGAGCCGGGCCGCAAGGTCGTCGCGACGCGGGTCGTGCGAGCCGACGACTGGTGGTTCCCGGGCCACTTCCCCGGGCGGCCGGTGATGCCCGGCGTGCTCGTCGTCGAGGCGATGGCGCAGGCGGGAGCGGTGGCGGTGCTCGTGGAGGAAAGCAACCGCGGCAAGATCGCGTTCTTCGCCGGTATCGACGACTGCCGCTTCAAGCGCGTCGTCGAGCCGGGCGACACGTTGACGCTGACCTGCGAGATCGACGCCGTGCGCGGCCCGATCGGCCGCGGCAAGGCGACGGCCCATGTCGGCGAGCAGCTCGCGGCGCGGGGCACGCTGACCTTCGCGGTGGAACGATGA
- a CDS encoding DEAD/DEAH box helicase, which translates to MAPPAGWADLLAGEELAHLAAEPARTGRSEQLPADLSPLVAAALALRGIDGLYAQQAEAWRAARRGASFIVTTGTASGKSLAFTLPLLDAVARDPKARTLCLYPTKALAQDQARSLLELRLPGLKAAIYDGDTEVERRRQVRTWANVILTNPDMLHVGILPHHDRWADLLHNLRYVVVDEAHVYRGVFGSHVGNVLRRLRRLARAYGADPQFLLASATIANPGELALALTGMSVTVVDTDTSAKAEREIALWNPALLDPELGTRTSALAEASLLMAALVSRGLRTICFAKSRKAAELIHRFTAERVGPATAARLAPYRAGYTPQQRRAIERRLVAGELLGVSATDALELGIDIGQLDCAISVGFPGTVASLRQQWGRAGRRGKGLAILVASEDALDQFFMRDPEALLSRRVEAARLDHANPRILDPHVAAAAFEGPIAAADAATLGEEALTRAAQHPELEPTRAGYVWKGRDHPAGRFSLRSGDAASFTIVEAETGSVLGLVERARAYSSVHEGAIYLHLGEQYLVLSLDHDARVATVAPARVDWYTQVKKDTRTAIEATLRGAEGAGVELHFGRVSVTEQVVAYQRKAIADGSTLEVAPLLLPEVSFETEAVWFCPGEDMLEGIAEMPRLLGALHAAEHALITLLPLWAMCDRWDIGGLSTNAHFQTGLPTVFVYDGHAGGVGIAERGFDCFAGWVADSARLLAGCPCGAGCPSCVQSPKCGNLNDMLDKGVALTLLERMAART; encoded by the coding sequence GTGGCGCCGCCCGCAGGATGGGCCGACCTGCTCGCAGGCGAGGAGCTCGCCCACCTCGCCGCGGAGCCGGCGCGCACGGGGAGAAGCGAGCAGCTTCCCGCCGACCTCAGTCCTCTCGTCGCCGCGGCGCTCGCGCTGCGCGGCATCGACGGCCTCTACGCCCAGCAGGCGGAGGCATGGAGAGCGGCGCGGCGCGGCGCGAGCTTCATCGTCACGACGGGAACGGCCTCGGGGAAGTCGCTCGCGTTCACGCTGCCGCTGCTCGACGCGGTCGCGCGCGACCCGAAGGCGCGCACGCTCTGCCTCTACCCGACGAAGGCGCTCGCGCAGGACCAGGCACGCTCGCTCCTGGAGCTGCGCCTCCCGGGGCTGAAGGCGGCGATCTACGACGGCGACACGGAGGTCGAGCGGCGCCGCCAGGTGCGCACGTGGGCGAACGTGATCCTCACCAACCCGGACATGCTCCACGTCGGCATCCTCCCCCACCACGACCGCTGGGCCGACCTGCTGCACAACCTGCGCTACGTCGTCGTCGACGAAGCCCACGTGTATCGCGGCGTGTTCGGCTCGCACGTCGGCAACGTGCTCCGGCGCCTGCGACGCCTCGCACGCGCCTACGGCGCCGACCCGCAGTTCCTGCTCGCCTCGGCGACGATCGCGAATCCCGGCGAGCTCGCGCTCGCGCTCACGGGCATGTCCGTCACGGTCGTCGACACCGACACGTCCGCGAAGGCGGAGCGCGAGATCGCCCTCTGGAACCCCGCGCTGCTCGACCCGGAGCTCGGCACCCGCACGAGCGCGCTCGCCGAGGCGTCGCTCCTGATGGCGGCGCTCGTGTCGCGCGGCCTGCGCACGATCTGCTTCGCCAAGAGCCGCAAGGCGGCCGAGCTCATCCACCGCTTCACAGCCGAGCGCGTCGGCCCTGCGACGGCGGCGCGGCTGGCGCCCTACCGGGCGGGATACACGCCGCAACAGCGGCGTGCGATCGAGCGGCGGCTCGTCGCCGGCGAGCTGCTCGGGGTGTCCGCGACCGACGCGCTCGAGCTGGGCATCGACATCGGGCAGCTCGACTGCGCCATCTCCGTCGGCTTCCCCGGCACGGTCGCTTCGCTGCGGCAGCAGTGGGGCCGCGCAGGCCGGCGCGGGAAGGGACTTGCCATCCTCGTGGCGAGCGAGGACGCACTCGACCAGTTCTTCATGCGCGATCCGGAGGCGCTGCTCTCCCGCCGCGTCGAGGCGGCCCGGCTCGACCACGCAAACCCGCGCATCCTCGACCCGCACGTCGCCGCGGCGGCCTTCGAGGGGCCGATCGCCGCCGCGGACGCCGCCACGCTCGGCGAGGAGGCGCTCACCCGGGCGGCGCAGCACCCGGAGCTCGAGCCGACCCGCGCCGGCTACGTGTGGAAGGGCCGCGACCATCCCGCCGGCCGCTTCTCGCTCCGCTCCGGCGACGCCGCGTCGTTCACGATCGTCGAGGCGGAGACCGGCTCCGTGCTCGGCCTCGTCGAGCGCGCCCGCGCCTACTCGTCCGTGCACGAGGGGGCGATCTACCTCCACCTCGGCGAGCAGTACCTCGTGCTCTCGCTCGACCACGACGCGCGCGTCGCGACGGTCGCGCCCGCGCGCGTCGACTGGTACACGCAGGTGAAGAAGGACACCCGGACGGCGATCGAGGCGACGCTGCGCGGCGCCGAGGGCGCCGGTGTCGAGCTCCACTTCGGCCGCGTCTCGGTCACCGAGCAGGTGGTCGCCTACCAGCGCAAGGCGATCGCCGACGGCTCGACCCTCGAGGTCGCACCGCTCCTCCTGCCCGAGGTGTCCTTCGAGACCGAGGCGGTCTGGTTCTGCCCCGGCGAGGACATGCTCGAGGGGATCGCCGAGATGCCGCGCCTCCTCGGCGCCCTCCACGCCGCCGAGCACGCGCTCATCACGCTCCTGCCGCTGTGGGCGATGTGCGACCGCTGGGACATCGGCGGCCTCTCGACCAACGCCCACTTCCAGACGGGCCTGCCCACGGTCTTCGTCTACGACGGCCACGCGGGGGGCGTCGGCATCGCCGAGCGCGGCTTCGACTGCTTCGCGGGGTGGGTCGCCGACAGCGCGCGCCTCCTCGCCGGCTGCCCCTGCGGCGCCGGCTGCCCCTCCTGCGTGCAGAGCCCCAAGTGCGGGAACCTGAACGACATGCTCGACAAGGGCGTCGCGCTGACGCTCCTCGAGCGCATGGCGGCCCGCACGTAG
- the fabD gene encoding ACP S-malonyltransferase, whose amino-acid sequence MSKTAFCFPGQGSLEAGMGREIAEAVPAAMAVYRLGSEASGLDLQKLCFDSPVEELVDTEVQQPALVATSLAILAALRAEGLEPDVVVGHSVGEFAALASVGAITAADAIGLVRERGLAMAEAARTHPGSMAAILGLEDEAVETLCRKIVGVWPANYNCPGQIVVSGENDAVEECCAEAESLGARRAIRLKVSGAFHSPLVARAADRLKPAVDLIRFHDPVAPFMSTVTARIEPAARLGSLLIDQLTAPVRFTQAARALVHDGVTTFVEVGPGNVLSGLVKRIDRSVRTFSVNDLASLERARESLST is encoded by the coding sequence ATGAGCAAGACCGCCTTCTGCTTCCCGGGGCAGGGCTCTCTCGAGGCCGGCATGGGGCGCGAGATCGCGGAAGCGGTGCCGGCGGCGATGGCCGTGTACCGGCTCGGCAGCGAAGCGTCGGGCCTCGACCTGCAGAAGCTGTGCTTCGATTCTCCTGTTGAGGAGCTCGTCGACACGGAGGTGCAGCAGCCTGCTCTCGTGGCGACGAGCCTGGCGATCCTCGCCGCCCTGCGCGCCGAGGGACTCGAGCCGGACGTCGTCGTCGGCCACTCGGTCGGCGAGTTCGCCGCGCTCGCGTCGGTGGGCGCGATCACCGCCGCCGACGCGATCGGGCTCGTGCGCGAGCGCGGCCTCGCGATGGCGGAGGCCGCGCGGACGCACCCCGGCTCGATGGCCGCCATCCTCGGGCTCGAGGACGAGGCGGTCGAGACGCTGTGCCGCAAGATCGTCGGCGTGTGGCCGGCGAACTACAACTGCCCCGGGCAGATCGTGGTCTCCGGCGAGAACGATGCAGTCGAGGAGTGCTGCGCCGAGGCCGAGAGCCTCGGCGCCCGACGAGCGATCAGGCTCAAGGTGTCCGGCGCGTTCCACAGCCCGCTCGTCGCCCGCGCCGCCGACCGGCTCAAGCCCGCGGTCGACCTGATCCGCTTCCACGACCCGGTCGCTCCCTTCATGTCGACCGTGACGGCCCGGATCGAGCCGGCCGCCCGCCTCGGCTCGCTGCTCATCGACCAGCTCACCGCGCCCGTGCGCTTCACCCAGGCTGCGCGCGCGCTCGTGCACGACGGCGTCACCACGTTCGTCGAGGTCGGGCCCGGCAACGTGCTCTCCGGCCTCGTGAAGCGGATCGACCGCAGCGTGCGCACGTTCTCCGTGAACGACCTCGCGAGCCTCGAGCGCGCGCGGGAGTCGCTGAGCACGTGA